AATTACACAATACTCTTAATTCTACCATACAACACTAAAAAAGACAGGGTGTTTATTCCCTGTCTTCTTAACTATTTTCTTACAAAAATATTACGAAAGCGAATAGTTTGGAGCCTCTTTTGTAATATTTACATCATGTGGGTGGCTCTCTTTTAATCCGGCATTTGTAATACGGATGAATTGAGCATTGTTTTTTAGTTCTTCAATGCTGCCAGTTCCGCAATACCCCATGCCTGCGCGCAAGCCTCCAACTAGTTGATATACGGTATCCACCAGCGGTCCTTTATACGGTACGCGGCCCTCAATGCCCTCAGGAACCAATTTTTTGTCGTCCTCTTTCTCCTGGAAGTAACGGTCTTTACTACCTTCCTTCATTGCGCCAAGAGATCCCATGCCACGGTATACTTTGAAACGACGGCCTTGGTAAATTTCAGATTCTCCCGGGCTTTCTTCACATCCAGCGAACAGGCTTCCGATCATAACTACAGATGCACCTGCTCCGATGGCTTTGGCGATGTCGCCGGAATATTTTATTCCGCCGTCCGCAATAATCGGAATGTTGTATTCCCGTGCTACAGAAGCGCAGTCATAAATGGCCGTAATCTGAGGTACACCAATACCGGCAACAACACGTGTCGTACAAATCGATCCAGGTCCGATACCCACTTTAACAGCAGAAGCACCTGCTTCAATTAAGTCACGAGTCGCTTGTCCAGTAGCTACATTACCGGCCACAATGGTCAGGTCAGGATATTTTGCTCGTACTTCTTTTACCGTATCGATTACTCCTTTGGAATGACCATGTGCCGTGTCGATGACAAGGCAGTCGATTCCGGCTTTTACAAGGGCCTCAGTGCGTTCAAATGTATCTTTGGATACGCCGACAGCAGCGCCGCATAGAAGTCTTCCCTGGGCGTCCTTGGCAGCGTGAGGGAACTGGATGGCTTTCTCAATATCTTTAATTGTAATAAGGCCCTTCAATTCGTTGTTTTCATCGACGATTGGAAGTTTCTCGATTTTATGGCGCTGTAGGATTTCCTCTGCTTGTTTTAACGTTGTGCCTACCGGAGCAGTTACCAGTTCCTCTTTCGTCATCACTTCTGCAATCTGCACAGAATAGTCGTGAACGAAACGAAGATCGCGATTAGTAAGAATACCGACCAATTTATTTTTCTCATCAACGATTGGAACTCCGGAAATACGGAACTTGGCCATCAATTTTTCCGCATCTGATACCGGATGATGGGGCTGTAGAGAAAATGGGTTGGTAATAACACCGCTTTCGGAGCGTTTAACGCGATCAACTTCTTCCGCCTGTTGTTCCACTGACATATTCTTGTGAATAATTCCCATGCCTCCCTGACGTGCAATGGCAATGGCTAAGGCCGATTCGGTTACTGTGTCCATACCGGCGCTAATCAGCGGAATGTTCAACTTTACATTCTCACTCAACTGTGTGGAAACATTAACGTCACGCGGCAACACTTCAGATTTCCCCGGAATAAGCAATACATCGTCAAACGTCAAACCTTCTTTACTGAATTTATTTTCCCACACGAGAAATACCTTCCTTTTCTATTAGTTTGTTGGTCGTGTTTTGTTAGTCGTGTATTTATATTATCGAAAGTTTAACAAACCCCTTATTTTACTGTCAAGAACACTGTAATATAGTTCGGCTTTTCTGTAAACAATAACAGAAATTAAGCGTTTTCGTACCTGTATTTTCTATTTTCACGAATAATTAGAAGGGAAAAGGTGAAGGGCATGTATCAGGCGGTCCATACAATAATGTGTGAAAATCCGACGAAAAAAATGTGGGACAGCTACCTGTATTTCGAAAGTGAACCTACCACCAAAACATTCTTACAGCAAATATATGAAAAGCAAAGTATTCAGAAATCTAATGTGTATGCATTTCACAATGCCTCAAAGTTTATCTATTACATAAAGCAGGCCCGACAGTATTACTTCTCAGCTGCCAAAAGTGATATTCTTGTCCAGCCCTTGCTTCTGTATTACGGGATGGTAAGTCTTTTGAAAGCATATGTGCTTACGCGTGATCCCCAATATCCTTCAAACACACGGGTGCTGCAACATGGAGTAACAAGCCGTAAAATCAAAAGAAATTATTACTCGCTTGCTGAAGATGAAGTTCGTGTACAAAAAGAAGGACTTCTTCCATATCTTTATAGTTTTCTAAGCAAAGAACCGTTACATGAAAAGTATCGATTACAGGATTTGTTAGCCGTAATACCAGAGCTACAGGCAGCCTACCAACGGTTATATAAACAGACTTCCCTGACCTCAGTATCTCTTTCATCACATCGGAACTTTGAACGCTTATGCACAATCTTTTACCTTCCCGATTTTGTTCTCGATAACGCTCATTTGACATATGCATCATTTATCCATTATTTAAACCGCTACAATCAAGGAGAGGCTTATTTTGCAGCCTCTTCGCTTGAAGCTCCCCGTGGCATTATTCGGCTGGAATGGCACCATCCTGAGAAAATACATGTTACAGAAAGCGGTAATGGCTTTGAGAATATTTTATTCCTCCACGACTATAAAGGGAATTTTTTTTATAAAACACAAGCAGGCAAAAATCATACGATACCGGAAGTAGTCATTCATTACATGATTATGTACGTGCTAGGCATGCTTTGTCGATATGAAACAGAAAGATGGGGAGAAATCGTGTTCTCATTTATGTCTGAAGATATGTATATGATTCAAGAATTTTTGACGCTTTCTGCAAGGAAATTTCCAAACCTGGTATATGATTTACTTTTACAGGAAAGACATATTTTTTATACTGAATGATTTTTCATTATAATAAAACCAAAAACCCCCTCACCTGATTGCTCAGATAAGGGGGTTCATTTATTACACTCTGAAAACTGAATCAGAAGAACGTGCGCATGTGTTTGGTTAAGCCCTCGACCGATTAGTATTCGTCAGCTCCGCGTGTTGCCACTAATCTTTGCCGATACTACCTTCATTTCGGCAATCAAAGTATCAGCATTTTGTTTTCCTTTTTTCAGCCGAGCGAGAGCTTCGGAGACGACGTTGCGTTTGTNNNNNNNNNNNNNNNNNNNNNNNNNNNNNNNNNNNNNNNNNNNNNNNNNNNNNNNNNNNNNNNNNNNNNNNNNNNNNNNNNNNNNNNNNNNNNNNNNNNNNNNNNNNNNNNNNNNNNNNNNNNNNNNNNNNNNNNNNNNNNNNNNNNNNNNNNNNNNNNNNNNNNNNNNNNNNNNNNNNNNNNNNNNNNNNNNNNNNNNNNNNNNNNNNNNNNNNNNNNNNNNNNNNNNNNNNNNNNNNNNNNNNNNNNNNNNNNNNNNNNNNNNNNNNNNNNNNNNNNNNNNNNNNNNNNNNNNNNNNNNNNNNNNNNNNNNNNNNNNNNNNNNNNNNNNNNNNNNNNNNNNNNNNNNNNNNNNNNNNNNNNNNNNNNNNNNNNNNNNNNNNNNNNNNNNNNNNNNNNNNNNNNNNNNNNNNNNNNNNNNNNNNNNNNNNNNNNNNNNNNNNNNNNNNNNNNNNNNNNNNNNNNNNNNNNNNNNNNNNNNNNNNNNNNNNNNNNNNNNNNNNNNNNNNNNNNNNNNNNNNNNNNNNNNNNNNNNNNNNNNNNNNNNNNNNNNNNNNNNNNNNNNNNNNNNNNNNNNNNNNNNNNNNNNNNNNNNNNNNNNNNNNNNNNNNNNNNNNNNNNNNNNNNNNNNNNNNNNNNNNNNNNNNNNNNNNNNNNNNNNNNNNNNNNNNNNNNNNNNNNNNNNNNNNNNNNNNNNNNNNNNNNNNNNNNNNNNNNNNNNNNNNNNNNNNNNNNNNNNNNNNNNNNNNNNNNNNNNNNNNNNNNNNNNNNNNNNNNNNNNNNNNNNNNNNNNNNNNNNNNNNNNNNNNNNNNNNNNNNNNNNNNNNNNNNNNNNNNNNNNNNNNNNNNNNNNNNNNNNNNNNNNNNNNNNNNNNNNNNNNNNNNNNNNNNNNNNNNNNNNNNNNNNNNNNNNNNNNNNNNNNNNNNNNNNNNNNNNNNNNNNNNNNNNNNNNNNNNNNNNNNNNNNNNNNNNNNNNNNNNNNNNNNNNNNNNNNNNNNNNNNNNNNNNNNNNNNNNNNNNNNNNNNNNNNNNNNNNNNNNNNNNNNNNNNNNNNNNNNNNNNNNNNNNNNNNNNNNNNNNNNNNNNNNNNNNNNNNNNNNNNNNNNNNNNNNNNNNNNNNNNNNNNNNNNNNNNNNNNNNNNNNNNNNNNNNNNNNNNNNNNNNNNNNNNNNNNNNNNNNNNNNNNNNNNNNNNNNNNNNNNNNNNNNNNNNNNNNNNNNNNNNNNNNNNNNNNNNNNNNNNNNNNNNNNNNNNNNNNNNNNNNNNNNNNNNNNNNNNNNNNNNNNNNNNNNNNNNNNNNNNNNNNNNNNNNNNNNNNNNNNNNNNNNNNNNNNNNNNNNNNNNNNNNNNNNNNNNNNNNNNNNNNNNNNNNNNNNNNNNNNNNNNNNNNNNNNNNNNNNNNNNNNNNNNNNNNNNNNNNNNNNNNNNNNNNNNNNNNNNNNNNNNNNNNNNNNNNNNNNNNNNNNNNNNNNNNNNNNNNNNNNNNNNNNNNNNNNNNNNNNNNNNNNNNNNNNNNNNNNNNNNNNNNNNNNNNNNNNNNNNNNNNNNNNNNNNNNNNNNNNNNNNNNNNNNNNNNNNNNNNNNNNNNNNNNNNNNNNNNNNNNNNNNNNNNNNNNNNNNNNNNNNNNNNNNNNNNNNNNNNNNNNNNNNNNNNNNNNNNNNNNNNNNNNNNNNNNNNNNNNNNNNNNNNNNNNNNNNNNNNNNNNNNNNNNNNNNNNNNNNNNNNNNNNNNNNNNNNNNNNNNNNNNNNNNNNNNNNNNNNNNNNNNNNNNNNNNNNNNNNNNNNNNNNNNNNNNNNNNNNNNNNNNNNNNNNNNNNNNNNNNNNNNNNNNNNNNNNNNNNNNNNNNNNNNNNNNNNNNNNNNNNNNNNNNNNNNNNNNNNNNNNNNNNNNNNNNNNNNNNNNNNNNNNNNNNNNNNNNNNNNNNNNNNNNNNNNNNNNNNNNNNNNNNNNNNNNNNNNNNNNNNNNNNNNNNNNNNNNNNNNNNNNNNNNNNNNNNNNNNNNNNNNNNNNNNNNNNNNNNNNNNNNNNNNNNNNNNNNNNNNNNNNNNNNNNNNNNNNNNNNNNNNNNNNNNNNNNNNNNNNNNNNNNNNNNNNNNNNNNNNNNNNNNNNNNNNNNNNNNNNNNNNNNNNNNNNNNNNNNNNNNNNNNNNNNNNNNNNNNNNNNNNNNNNNNNNNNNNNNNNNNNNNNNNNNNNNNNNNNNNNNNNNNNNNNNNNNNNNNNNNNNNNNNNNNNNNNNNNNNNNNNNNNNNNNNNNNNNNNNNNNNNNNNNNNNNNNNNNNNNNNNNNNNNNNNNNNNNNNNNNNNNNNNNNNNNNNNNNNNNNNNNNNNNNNNNNNNNNNNNNNNNNNNNNNNNNNNNNNNNNNNNNNNNNNNNNNNNNNNNNNNNNNNNNNNNNNNNNNNNNNNNNNNNNNNNNNNNNNNNNNNNNNNNNNNNNNNNNNNNNNNNNNNNNNNNNNNNNNNNNNNNNNNNNNNNNNNNNNNNNNNNNNNNNNNNNNNNNNNNNNNNNNNNNNNNNNNNNNNNNNNNNNNNNNNNNNNNNNNNNNNNNNNNNNNNNNNNNNNNNNNNNNNNNNNNNNNNNNNNNNNNNNNNNNNNNNNNNNNNNNNNNNNNNNNNNNNNNNNNNNNNNNNNNNNNNNNNNNNNNNNNNNNNNNNNNNNNNNNNNNNNNNNNNNNNNNNNNNNNNNNNNNNNNNNNNNNNNNCCTGGCGCCAAGGCATCCACCGTGTGCCCTTTGTAGCTTAACCATCAAAGGGTTATCACCTATTAATCAATTGGATCTTCCTAATTGCGCATTGTTCTTCTGTATCCAGTTTTCAAAGTGCAAAAGTAGGTTGTTTGTGTTTATTCTGTCTCTGTTATCCGTTGCATCGAAGCAGGCAAATCCCGTGCTTGTCGGTTTATCGGCGCGTTCAAAACATCTGGGCCTCTCAAAGAGGGAGACAGTTGAACGCATTTTCCCGAACACCTCCAACCACTTGGTAGCCGGATAAATGAGTCAGAAAAACAAGTCAACACTATGAAGTTTAACTAAAGAATGAAGCTTGATTTTTTCACAAGCGAAACAGCACGCAAAAAATATCAGTTCATTCCTGCCTGGCGACGTCCTACTCTCCCAGGGCGTTGCCACCCAAGTACCATCGGCGCTGAAGGACTTAACTTCTGTGTTCGGGATGGGAACAGGTGTGACCCCTTCGCCATCGCCACCAGCAATTTATTTTTCTCATCAACGATTGGAACTCCGGAAATACGGAACTTGGCCATCAATTTTTCCGCATCTGATACCGGATGATGGGGCTGTAGAGAAAATGGGTTGGTAATAACACCGCTTTCGGAGCGTTTAACGCGATCAACTTCTTCCGCCTGTTGTTCCACTGACATATTCTTGTGAATAATTCCCATGCCTCCCTGACGTGCAATGGCAATGGCTAAGGCCGATTCGGTTACTGTGTCCATACCGGCGCTAATCAGCGGAATGTTCAACTTTACATTCTCACTCAACTGTGTGGAAACATTAACGTCACGCGGCAACACTTCAGATTTCCCCGGAATAAGCAATACATCGTCAAACGTCAAACCTTCTTTACTGAATTTATTTTCCCACACGAGAAATACCTTCCTTTTCTATTAGTTTGTTGGTCGTGTTTTGTTAGTCGTGTATTTATATTATCGAAAGTTTAACAAACCCCTTATTTTACTGTCAAGAACACTGTAATATAGTTCGGCTTTTCTGTAAACAATAACAGAAATTAAGCGTTTTCGTACCTGTATTTTCTATTTTCACGAATAATTAGAAGGGAAAAGGTGAAGGGCATGTATCAGGCGGTCCATACAATAATGTGTGAAAATCCGACGAAAAAAATGTGGGACAGCTACCTGTATTTCGAAAGTGAACCTACCACCAAAACATTCTTACAGCAAATATATGAAAAGCAAAGTATTCAGAAATCTAATGTGTATGCATTTCACAATGCCTCAAAGTTTATCTATTACATAAAGCAGGCCCGACAGTATTACTTCTCAGCTGCCAAAAGTGATATTCTTGTCCAGCCCTTGCTTCTGTATTACGGGATGGTAAGTCTTTTGAAAGCATATGTGCTTACGCGTGATCCCCAATATCCTTCAAACACACGGGTGCTGCAACATGGAGTAACAAGCCGTAAAATCAAAAGAAATTATTACTCGCTTGCTGAAGATGAAGTTCGTGTACAAAAAGAAGGACTTCTTCCATATCTTTATAGTTTTCTAAGCAAAGAACCGTTACATGAAAAGTATCGATTACAGGATTTGTTAGCCGTAATACCAGAGCTACAGGCAGCCTACCAACGGTTATATAAACAGACTTCCCTGACCTCAGTATCTCTTTCATCACATCGGAACTTTGAACGCTTATGCACAATCTTTTACCTTCCCGATTTTGTTCTCGATAACGCTCATTTGACATATGCATCATTTATCCATTATTTAAACCGCTACAATCAAGGAGAGGCTTATTTTGCAGCCTCTTCGCTTGAAGCTCCCCGTGGCATTATTCGGCTGGAATGGCACCATCCTGAGAAAATACATGTTACAGAAAGCGGTAATGGCTTTGAGAATATTTTATTCCTCCACGACTATAAAGGGAATTTTTTTTATAAAACACAAGCAGGCAAAAATCATACGATACCGGAAGTAGTCATTCATTACATGATTATGTACGTGCTAGGCATGCTTTGTCGATATGAAACAGAAAGATGGGGAGAAATCGTGTTCTCATTTATGTCTGAAGATATGTATATGATTCAAGAATTTTTGACGCTTTCTGCAAGGAAATTTCCAAACCTGGTATATGATTTACTTTTACAGGAAAGACATATTTTTTATACTGAATGATTTTTCATTATAATAAAACCAAAAACCCCCTCACCTGATTGCTCAGATAAGGGGGTTCATTTATTACACTCTGAAAACTGAATCAGAAGAACGTGCGCATGTGTTTGGTTAAGCCCTCGACCGATTAGTATTCGTCAGCTCCGCGTGTTGCCACGCTTCCACCCCGAACCTATCTACCTCATCATCTTTAAGGGGTCTTACNTGAAGCTAGCTTACTTATTAAATCGAAAAGAAATCTTTTCGGGCCCCGCGAAAGTATTCGGCATTCGCTACAAAGCGACTCGTCACTTTCGTGGGTAATTTTTATATACTCGCACACATTCGAGTGTTACTGTTCAGTTTTCAAGGAACTTGTTTTCTTATGTTGCGCCGTG
The Aneurinibacillus migulanus genome window above contains:
- the guaB gene encoding IMP dehydrogenase, translating into MWENKFSKEGLTFDDVLLIPGKSEVLPRDVNVSTQLSENVKLNIPLISAGMDTVTESALAIAIARQGGMGIIHKNMSVEQQAEEVDRVKRSESGVITNPFSLQPHHPVSDAEKLMAKFRISGVPIVDEKNKLVGILTNRDLRFVHDYSVQIAEVMTKEELVTAPVGTTLKQAEEILQRHKIEKLPIVDENNELKGLITIKDIEKAIQFPHAAKDAQGRLLCGAAVGVSKDTFERTEALVKAGIDCLVIDTAHGHSKGVIDTVKEVRAKYPDLTIVAGNVATGQATRDLIEAGASAVKVGIGPGSICTTRVVAGIGVPQITAIYDCASVAREYNIPIIADGGIKYSGDIAKAIGAGASVVMIGSLFAGCEESPGESEIYQGRRFKVYRGMGSLGAMKEGSKDRYFQEKEDDKKLVPEGIEGRVPYKGPLVDTVYQLVGGLRAGMGYCGTGSIEELKNNAQFIRITNAGLKESHPHDVNITKEAPNYSLS
- a CDS encoding YaaC family protein; the protein is MYQAVHTIMCENPTKKMWDSYLYFESEPTTKTFLQQIYEKQSIQKSNVYAFHNASKFIYYIKQARQYYFSAAKSDILVQPLLLYYGMVSLLKAYVLTRDPQYPSNTRVLQHGVTSRKIKRNYYSLAEDEVRVQKEGLLPYLYSFLSKEPLHEKYRLQDLLAVIPELQAAYQRLYKQTSLTSVSLSSHRNFERLCTIFYLPDFVLDNAHLTYASFIHYLNRYNQGEAYFAASSLEAPRGIIRLEWHHPEKIHVTESGNGFENILFLHDYKGNFFYKTQAGKNHTIPEVVIHYMIMYVLGMLCRYETERWGEIVFSFMSEDMYMIQEFLTLSARKFPNLVYDLLLQERHIFYTE